Proteins found in one Cyprinus carpio isolate SPL01 chromosome B10, ASM1834038v1, whole genome shotgun sequence genomic segment:
- the LOC109112373 gene encoding C3a anaphylatoxin chemotactic receptor-like has protein sequence MDSSNSSKMKQTYTDYVSDHVYKDICQDCFNELKNFMRVSSLVFYYLTLILGVPGNAFVVYVAGLKMKRTVNTVGFLNLAIADLLCCLSTLYYVTESTFNENWPYGSIMCKILTFIMVITMFASIFTLNLISLDRFAQVITPVWAQNHRSLFIARLSCAAAWILASILSLPCMMFKETCTENNKTYCQYQHNEDNFKLYGRLSIIRFVFGFLVPLICITTCYGFIARKLGRSHFHSGRAFRIMFAVIMAFFLCWLPYYLVELMIIYGKKSSSLVAVAVAVYPLSVSLAYFNSCLNPVLYVFMGQDFKSNVKLSLRHVFERVFSEEGTQASRSTQPQHTHSV, from the coding sequence ATGGACAGCAGCAACTCAAGCAAAATGAAACAGACATATACTGATTATGTTTCTGACCATGTCTACAAAGATATTTGTCAGGATTGTTTTAATGAGCTGAAGAATTTTATGAGAGTGAGTTCTCTGGTCTTCTACTACCTGACCTTGATCCTCGGCGTTCCTGGAAATGCATTTGTCGTGTATGTTGCTGGATTGAAGATGAAGAGGACTGTTAATACAGTAGGGTTTCTCAATCTAGCGATTGCTGACCTCTTGTGCTGCCTTTCCACTCTTTACTATGTGACCGAGAGCACTTTTAATGAAAACTGGCCGTACGGATCAATAATGTGCAAGATTCTCACCTTCATTATGGTCATCACCATGTTTGCCAGCATTTTCACCTTGAACTTGATTAGTCTGGATCGGTTTGCTCAGGTGATCACGCCGGTTTGGGCTCAGAATCATCGCAGCTTGTTCATCGCACGACTGTCCTGTGCAGCGGCTTGGATTCTGGCTTCAATTCTTAGTCTGCCTTGTATGATGTTTAAAGAGACTTgcacagaaaataacaaaacatactgccAGTATCAACATAATGAAGACAATTTCAAATTGTATGGAAGGTTAAGCATCATCAGATTTGTGTTTGGCTTTTTGGTTCCTCTCATATGCATCACAACATGCTATGGATTCATCGCACGCAAGTTAGGCAGGAGTCATTTTCACTCTGGACGAGCGTTTCGCATCATGTTTGCTGTAATCATGGCCTTTTTTCTGTGCTGGTTGCCGTATTACCTAGTGGAGTTGATGATAATATACGGAAAGAAATCAAGTTCCTTGGTGGCTGTGGCTGTGGCAGTTTATCCGTTGTCCGTCTCTTTGGCGTATTTCAACAGCTGCCTGAACCCCGTTCTGTATGTTTTCATGGGGCAGGATTTTAAGAGCAATGTTAAACTTTCTCTaagacatgtttttgaaagagttttctcTGAGGAGGGAACACAAGCGTCACGATCCACacagccacaacacacacactctgtgtag